One genomic window of Glycine max cultivar Williams 82 chromosome 16, Glycine_max_v4.0, whole genome shotgun sequence includes the following:
- the LOC100793994 gene encoding uncharacterized protein, which translates to MKVGSGKGRKVCLSLTGVVIAIVLLIVILALTVFKAKHPVTTVDSTKLEDFHMGLDTPKLRVDLNVTLHVDVSVKNPNKVGFKYSDSTAHLNYRGQLIGEVPIPAGEISSGETKGFNLTLTIMADRLLSNSQLLSDVASGTLPLNTFVMMSGKVSILGFIKVHVVSSTSCNVPINLSNGTVGNQECQYKTKL; encoded by the coding sequence ATGAAGGTAGGATCTGGTAAAGGGAGAAAAGTGTGCCTGTCGCTGACAGGTGTTGTGATTGCAATTGTATTGCTAATTGTAATACTAGCGTTGACAGTGTTCAAAGCCAAGCATCCTGTTACCACAGTGGACTCAACGAAGCTAGAGGACTTTCACATGGGCTTGGATACACCAAAACTAAGGGTCGATTTGAATGTGACCCTGCACGTGGATGTCTCAGTGAAGAACCCGAACAAGGTGGGATTCAAGTATTCAGATAGCACCGCCCACCTCAATTACAGAGGGCAGTTGATAGGTGAAGTCCCGATCCCTGCCGGAGAGATTTCATCCGGTGAGACCAAAGGATTCAACCTCACCCTCACCATTATGGCGGACCGTCTTCTCTCCAATTCCCAGCTTCTCTCTGATGTAGCGTCTGGTACATTGCCCCTAAACACTTTTGTGATGATGTCAGGGAAAGTCAGCATCTTAGGCTTTATCAAAGTCCATGTGGTTTCCTCCACTTCTTGTAACGTTCCAATTAATCTTTCTAATGGAACAGTTGGCAACCAAGAGTGCCAATACAAGACAAAACTTTGA
- the LOC112999758 gene encoding nuclear intron maturase 3, mitochondrial — MVASLHLHIRRIVFRNAHPRLHSTLTKPQLKALVLDHYSHGKFANLIQNVVASPPVLLTACQNLSPSFPPPDRFSIPATCLELLENRFDVASCCLPLTPSFVLPNLKLKVVIEAIRMVMEIVYDDRFVTFCYGGRVGMGRHTAIRYLKNSLENPTWWFTVRFKPHRFQHFHVEKLCSVIERKVNDSVFIDLIKRLFQCKALVIELGADWLGRGLPQECGLCSILINVYFDAFDKEIQEMRLRENRENRELDPKIIASGLYSDVFYKPVKVYAVRYLDEILLATSGSKMLALELRTGVVKTLELGLGLRVDKVNTAIHSAVSEKIEFLGMELQAVLPSILRPPMSEKAIRARKKYLRQKEVRALELRNARARNRRKLGLKIFSHVYKKIKQSDGFKFDFSIENQVREIFRSWADEVVQEFLGNIDECQEWHRSLSAGDFLQLRHIRNQLPPELVDAYDKFQEQVDQHLNPIKARKAIEEEERRVKEEEEQNYSKGTVEDLTKLCMKVEAPEILIRKAVKLVGFTNHMGRPRPIEFLVALEDADIIKWYAGIARRWLDYFCCCHNFKTVKTIVTYHLRFSCILTLAEKHESTKREVIKHFSKDLRVYDMNGNHEVHFPTEREVKMMGDRNLSDPKPVDGALSLAVVRLASDEPPCHCIAHFCDKTTTVFYRVHLLQNRLNVSPLDKEKWVQGMGVIHESLNRKCLPLCTDHVNDLYMGRITLQDIDCSYCVDVD; from the coding sequence ATGGTGGCATCGTTGCACTTGCACATCAGAAGAATCGTCTTTAGGAACGCACATCCCAGACTTCACTCAACACTCACTAAACCCCAGCTCAAGGCCCTCGTTCTCGACCACTACTCCCATGGCAAGTTCGCCAACCTTATCCAAAACGTTGTCGCGTCGCCCCCCGTCCTCCTCACTGCATGCCAAAACCTCTCCCCCTCCTTTCCCCCCCCGGACCGCTTCAGCATCCCGGCCACGTGCCTTGAGCTCCTCGAAAACCGCTTCGACGTGGCATCATGCTGCCTCCCACTAACTCCCTCTTTCGTTTTGCCCAACTTGAAGCTCAAGGTCGTCATTGAGGCCATTCGAATGGTTATGGAAATCGTCTACGACGACCGCTTCGTCACCTTTTGCTACGGTGGCCGCGTCGGAATGGGACGACACACAGCCATAAGGTACTTAAAAAACTCCCTCGAGAACCCTACTTGGTGGTTCACCGTCAGGTTCAAGCCTCACAGGTTTCAACATTTCCATGTCGAGAAGCTCTGTTCTGTTATTGAACGCAAAGTCAACGATTCCGTTTTCATTGATTTGATAAAGAGGTTGTTTCAATGTAAGGCTTTGGTCATTGAATTGGGTGCGGATTGGTTAGGAAGGGGACTTCCTCAGGAATGTGGCTTGTGCTCCATTTTGatcaatgtttattttgatgcCTTTGATAAAGAGATTCAAGAGATGCGTCTTCGGGAGAATCGAGAGAACCGGGAATTGGATCCGAAGATTATTGCTTCGGGTTTGTATTCTGATGTGTTTTACAAGCCGGTGAAGGTGTATGCGGTGAGGTACTTGGATGAGATACTCCTTGCCACATCAGGGTCCAAGATGTTGGCCTTGGAGTTGAGGACGGGGGTTGTCAAGACTTTGGAACTTGGATTGGGTTTGCGTGTTGATAAGGTGAATACCGCGATTCATAGCGCGGTGTCGGAGAAGATTGAGTTTCTTGGGATGGAATTGCAGGCTGTTCTGCCTTCCATTTTGCGCCCGCCAATGTCGGAGAAAGCAATCAGGGCACGGAAGAAGTACCTCAGGCAGAAGGAAGTCAGGGCTCTTGAATTGAGAAATGCTAGAGCAAGGAACAGAAGGAAACTGGGGTTGAAGATATTTAGTCATGTTTATAAAAAGATCAAGCAAAGTGACGGGTTTAAATTTGACTTTAGTATTGAAAACCAGGTCCGAGAAATTTTTAGATCTTGGGCTGATGAAGTAGTGCAAGAGTTCTTGGGGAATATAGATGAGTGTCAAGAATGGCATCGAAGTCTATCAGCTGGCGATTTCCTACAGTTGAGACACATTAGAAATCAATTACCACCTGAGCTTGTTGATGCTTATGATAAGTTCCAAGAGCAGGTAGATCAACATTTGAATCCTATAAAAGCTAGGAAGGCgatagaggaagaagaaagaagagtaaaggaagaagaggaacaaaattattcaaaaggAACAGTTGAGGATTTGACAAAGCTCTGTATGAAAGTTGAGGCACCAGAAATACTCATAAGAAAGGCTGTGAAGTTGGTTGGGTTTACAAATCATATGGGTCGTCCACgaccaattgaatttcttgTTGCACTTGAGGATGCCGATATTATCAAGTGGTATGCTGGCATAGCAAGAAGGTGGCTTGATTATTTCTGCTGTTGCCACAACTTCAAGACAGTCAAAACTATTGTAACTTATCATTTAAGGTTCTCCTGTATCTTGACATTAGCAGAGAAGCATGAATCCACCAAGCGTGAAGTGATAAAGCATTTCAGCAAAGATTTGAGAGTCTATGATATGAATGGAAATCATGAAGTGCATTTTCCTACAGAAAGAGAGGTTAAGATGATGGGAGATAGAAATCTTTCTGATCCAAAACCAGTAGATGGGGCTTTATCTTTGGCTGTAGTAAGGTTGGCATCTGATGAGCCTCCATGTCATTGCATTGCCCATTTCTGTGACAAGACAACTACTGTCTTTTATCGGGTCCATTTGCTGCAAAACAGATTGAATGTCAGCCCATTGGACAAAGAAAAATGGGTACAAGGGATGGGTGTAATTCATGAAAGCCTAAACCGTAAGTGCCTCCCTCTCTGTACTGATCATGTAAATGATTTGTACATGGGGAGAATCACACTTCAAGACATTGACTGTTCTTATTGTGTGGATGTGGACTGA
- the LOC100795046 gene encoding Protein LURP-one-related 8-like produces the protein MTKVHPNANASVCVSETETEKPNKNSDAMAVVLTVWKKSLLPNCNGFTVFDTQRGNLVFRVDNYVARNKDQILLMDAAGTPLLTIRRKRLSLVSDTWLVFEGEGSVKQKLLFTAARKNVNAKCTLAHIFNIKKEVAYEIEGSYAQRCCTFYNNNKIKVAEMKMKETFGADIFRLFVQPHMDTTLAMAFVILLDHMFPSPSRSSFTITF, from the exons ATGACGAAGGTACACCCAAACGCTAACGCATCTGTGTGTGTGTCGGAGACGGAGACGGAGAagccaaataaaaatagtgatgcAATGGCAGTGGTGCTAACAGTGTGGAAGAAGTCTCTGTTGCCAAACTGCAACGGATTCACCGTTTTCGACACCCAACGAGGGAATCTGGTGTTTAGGGTCGATAATTACGTCGCGCGGAATAAGGATCAGATACTTCTCATGGACGCTGCTGGCACACCTCTCCTCACCATCCGCCGCAAG AGGCTAAGCTTGGTATCAGACACTTGGCTGGTGTTTGAAGGAGAGGGCTCCGTCAAACAGAAACTGCTTTTTACAGCCGCGAGGAAGAACGTCAACGCCAAGTGTACTTTGGCACACATCTTCAACATCAAGAAGGAAGTAGCATATGAGATAGAGGGATCATACGCCCAACGTTGCTGCACGTTTTACAACAACAATAAGATAAAAGTTGcagagatgaagatgaaagaaacTTTTGGCGCAGATATCTTCCGTCTCTTCGTACAGCCTCACATGGACACCACTCTCGCCATGGCCTTTGTCATCCTCCTTGATCACATGTTTCCATCTCCATCTCGATCATCCTTCACTATCACTTTTTGA